Proteins encoded in a region of the Brassica oleracea var. oleracea cultivar TO1000 unplaced genomic scaffold, BOL UnpScaffold00679, whole genome shotgun sequence genome:
- the LOC106319890 gene encoding uncharacterized mitochondrial protein AtMg00810-like, translated as MEQNHRLLSEGPAYENPTRFRKFVGKLVYLAITRPELSYSIHVLSQVMHKPRAAHWDAVVRVLRYLKGCPGQGIILRATSDLRLRAFCDSDWAACPSTRRSLSSYIVLLGNSPISWKTKKQNTVSHSSAEAEYRSMAVTVCELKWLKRLLKDLGVTHKEAMELFCDSKAALYIAANHVFHERTKHIEADRHSVRDAVQEGLIVTRHVRTTEQTADIMTKALGASAFQYLLAKLGVRNLHSPT; from the coding sequence ATGGAGCAGAATCACAGGCTTCTGTCTGAAGGACCAGCGTATGAGAACCCTACTCGGTTTCGGAAGTTTGTGGGAAAACTTGTTTATCTTGCCATCACCAGACCGGAGTTGAGTTACTCCATACACGTTCTGTCTCAGGTGATGCATAAGCCGCGTGCGGCTCATTGGGACGCGGTCGTACGAGTGTTGAGATATTTGAAGGGATGTCCTGGACAGGGGATCATCCTGAGGGCAACGAGCGATCTGCGTCTGAGAGCATTCTGTGATTCAGATTGGGCAGCGTGTCCAAGTACTCGCAGGTCTCTGTCGTCCTACATTGTGTTGTTGGGTAACTCGCCTATTTCGTGGAAAACCAAGAAACAGAACACGGTTTCGCATTCTTCGGCAGAGGCGGAGTATAGGTCTATGGCAGTAACGGTATGTGAACTTAAGTGGCTGAAGCGGTTGCTGAAGGATTTAGGCGTTACACACAAGGAGGCGATGGAGCTGTTCTGTGACAGCAAGGCGGCTCTGTATATTGCAGCTAATCATGTGTTCCACGAGCGTACAAAACATATTGAAGCTGACCGTCACAGCGTTAGAGATGCAGTTCAAGAAGGATTGATTGTGACTCGGCATGTTCGTACGACTGAGCAGACTGCAGACATTATGACCAAGGCATTGGGAGCTTCCGCATTTCAGTATCTACTGGCCAAGTTAGGTGTTCGTAACCTCCACTcgccaacttga